The following nucleotide sequence is from Hevea brasiliensis isolate MT/VB/25A 57/8 chromosome 7, ASM3005281v1, whole genome shotgun sequence.
tttgttcatttagccataacttgagctagacatatccaaatgacctgatttttgtggcattggaaaggtatgatatagcattacaacttttatgaagaacactaacccaaattctgcccataaccaagtcattttgccacccaaaattggttatccaaaactaccagaatcaaaaacctgcccagaattctaggtagataccaatctggccagccttaggtaaatggccataacttaggctataaaacttcaaatggagtgattccaaaaaggaattaaagataagacattaaggaacaacttttataaaggaaagttggccaaattcccactgtagacagaccaatggaacagtacaaacaagtaacccaaaactgaaattttgatatttaaccctaatagactttgaattgaatttggcaatcaatgccaacaaaaacatGACTCAAAATGTagtatatgagtgcaattagaattaataaacctactaagtatggaaaagtcaatattttgacttgaatagtgtaatgaatagtaacctcaaaatacaaaattcaaaggataccaATTTAAGCAAATTTAATACTGCAACTAAGTAGgtatgaaataaattaatagatttattatgaaatatgatactgaaacactgtaaactatgtatttcgattgaaaaagagactgaaaagggatcttcaaggaaaaaccgaaatttggagtaaactagtcaataaagaggtttgtacacaactaattttaaattgctaatgttTTGCATATCTAATTAGAGTAAATGATTTTATAttctttatttattatgtttaccaattattaaatttatttcaatgattattgaaatgtgttatagtATAATTGAGTTTAGTTGTGGGGAAATGAtcaagttatgattttattttagatatgaattgaatgaattCAGTTTTGGAAATTTGTTAATGAAATGGGATttacatggaaaaatacaaatttatgttttgaattgtgatgagcataaaaattattggatattggaattaactttgaattgaattgtgttgtgatttatgctcccaaaaaggacaaagaaattcattatattattttatatctcactataaatgtttgactaggttattacccgtctccctcatctgttgaggagacaatggaggtagctttgttttgttttgaatacaatggtatgtgcacaggcttagattctcctcttattagaggttggatctaagtttttcattgactctttcggaagtttcattattatgttgtgtactatgcacgatgattcgacctccccaatcataggaagttagaatcaccccgaagatagccctttcggattagtcttatagagttagtgagataaagaacgatttttgaatagtaaagaattgtgatttcaattaggattgatgtatatttgattttattgaaattaatatttatttccataaattgttggaattactttaaatgtttagttgtgattcataaattgaatttcttgatcaaggttacttttacaaataatttatagtattagcaacgaagattttgacctttgaaattttgttgaatttcgagacttccaaattaattgttataattttgtcaatatatattgtattatattttaaattataattgtgcaccactgagttcatcactcagtGATAGTTTtgcatgctgtcacaggtgaaaagagtaTAGAGCCGTTGAGTAAtcttccttgaagacacattgggTCTAGCTCCAGGTGTATCATAGGTATATCCTTatacatagattttgatgtatgcatgtaattatatgtatgtaaattatttaagcagctATACAAAAACTTTTATAATGTTATTATAGTGtgtaattgaaatgaaaattatttgtaatattaattttagtactttaatgaatgtactatttaatttctttttgagTTTGAATTTATGTATGGTTTTATTTTTGATGAGTTGAGTTTgggttgaaaatgaattgagataGTTGATGCAAATAATTTATACATTTTTtagattgaattgtgttgagaaatgatttgaaatggagttttggttgagcaaaaatattgaaattgtgtttctttgcaggttttgaagaactgttttctcaaaatacagccagtactctatcgaaatttttgtaaaaattgcagtagttttaaatatccaaaaattttatttgtgatttagtgccaattaaaagtttttaatatttgtgaaaagtTTACCCACCAGTTAGAAAAAAATGActgaacaaaaattgttttaaaatcccttatagtatatttaatgggcttTCGATAGGCGaggtacagtaattcattaggcgtactatgggatcatgttatactttacggaggagtagggtatgACACAAGTACTGCGTAGGTAGGCTTGGGTTGATTGCCATGAAAATCATTCTTTTATTGTCCTTTGCTATAATCATCTTTGCAGCTATGAAATTGCATGTTTATACCCAAGTGAgagccatttaaaaaaaaaaaaaaaaaaatcattcccaCTATAACAAAGACCAGAAATCTTTGCATGGCCATGGTTGCTCTTGCTGTGCCTTCGATCAAAAACAAATTAAAGAAGAAGCTTGATTGTTTATCAAATCTAGCCTACAgtttcttatatatggatgaatgaTGAAACATTACTGGTATTTCACATTTTTATATGGAAAGAAAATTGAAGGAAATCAGCTTTTTATGGAAAGtataataattttacaaaaaCCATCCACTTCAGATCTTGCTTTTCTTAATCCATGTCTATTTGATCTGTAAACATATTACACTAGTTGCGGTTTAATAGTTTACTTGAAAACAAGGTGTAATTACTTTAAATCTAATATATGAGTATGACTTTGGAAACTTTCTTGATTCATTTGGTTTCTCTCGGAACTCAAACTCGAGTTCTAACAAATCTGAAGATGATTCTGATACCATTGATATAATTTTGAAAACTCTTGGTGCTATGAATTTCAGGATTGTGAACCATATATTTTTAAAGGAGAGAATTGCTGTAGCCAAACCAAAATTTGAGCGCATCTCTTGTAATTTACCAACTTAAAAAGTGGAAAGGATAATCTCTAATGTTCCTTGATACATTTCTCTAGTTTACATCACAGCTTGCAGCTGCTGACCTCCCATGGAGTTCGTAGATGGGAGTTTGCTATCTAACCATCCTAAAAAAACATAAACGAAATATGAATCTCTTTGCTCTCCCTATCCTACCACTTTTGCAACGTAAAACGACATTCCCAGAATTACTGTTCCGCGCCAAGGTCCCCCCATTTGACATTGTATCTTGCCGCAAGATAGTGAGCCCCAACAGGGCCCCGACTACCATATGGATAGTACTCGGgaataatttttttctcttcaagctCCTTCAGAACAGGAGTAAACAGCGACCATGCGGCATCCAGTTCATCACTTCTGATAAATAACCTTCTTTCCCCTTCAATGGCATCTAGCAAGAGCCTCTCATATGCATCTGGAATCTCCTTGGAATATCTACAAGACATACCAGCCAAGCTCagaataatatacaaataccatTTAGTGGAGCAGTATAATGTATTCAGAATTTGGAtggaagaaaattaaaaaaaaaaatgctgaaATACAGAGCTTTTAAGGAATTAGTTAACATATAAATTGTAAATAACACCTAATTAAATTTGTCCGGATAATGTCTTTATGATTGTCATGCCACTCATTCAGTTTCAAGTTTCAACCAAGCTTGAAATTGTTGACAGAAACTGATTCTTTAATGGATGCAAAAATTATGATGCTTCAATCTATAAAAACAGAAACGATCAACCACACATAAGATTTCACCAATTTAAACTGTATAATATGATAAAATACTAGTGGAGTTTGGCACAGCTGGGAGTTTCAAGAGGCTGCTGATGAGAAAACAAATATTTTTCACATGCATGACAGTTTTTTTTCTTCGATTCATGCAATTCCAATACCTTGCAGCATAGTGAAGATTTAGATTGCTACAGTCCAATCTCATTCCCAAACCAGGGACCTTATTATTAATCTTCAAATAGATAGCTTCATCTGGTTGCACTCGGATTACAAGCTCATTTGTTGCTCGATCAAGATCTGTTCCAAAGTTCCGATTGTACAAGTTACCAGGCACATGCCTGAACTGAACACGAATCTCAGCCCTGAGAAAAACAGGAAAATTGCATGTGTCAAGTGTTAATGACCAAAACCACCTAGTATCTAATGCTACACACCTCTTACTATGTAGTGCTTTGCCAGCTTTCATAAGGAAAGGCACTCCATCCCATCTTGCATTGTCAATGAAAAGGGCAGCTGCTGCAAATGTTGGAGTTAAGCTGTCTTTCGGCACTGTCTTGTCATCGGTGTAGGCTGGGTAAGTAATTCCTCCTTTGATGTGACTCTTGTACTGGCCAATGACCACATCTTCAAGTCGTATAGGCCTCATTGATCGTAAAACTTTGACCTGCAACTCAGCAAGTAATATGATATTTAGTTAAGAATTCCAAAGAatgacatattaaaagagttggaTTTTCAGGTTATTAACAAAACCTTTTCATTTCTGATATCTTCTGCATCCAAACTGACAGGGGTTTCCATGGCAAAAAGGGCAAGTATTTGAAGCAGATGGTTCTGCATTATATCTCTTATTATCCCATAATGGTCAAAGTACCTAGTTTTAAACcaagagaataatattaatcataagCTCCCAAAACATACTGTAATCTATATGCACAGTTTGAGAAAGCATACCCTCCACGTCCTTCGGTGCCAAAATCTTCAGAGAATATCAACTGTACATTCCTTATATATTGCCTTGACCACAAGGGCTCAAAAATGAGATTGGAGAAGCGGAGAACAGATAGGTTTTCCACCAGCTCTTTTCCCAGATAATGGTCTATCCTGAAAACAGATATCCATCAGATCAGAATATGATTTATATTTCCAGAATAATAAAAGCCAATTGAAGTTCAAAGAACTCCACCTAAATATTTGATCTTCTTCTAAGTATTGCTTGAGTGCTTTTGTCAAAGCAGCCGAGGATTCTGAATCTCGACCAAAGGGTTTCTCAACAATGACCCTTGTCCAGCCATTAGCAGATGAAGCTGACATGCTTGCACATCTTACTGCATCAATAAAAATATTTGGAggaattgatagataaaagagtcgATTGGAAAGTCTCCCACCCTGCATATCCAAATTCATTGTCATTGTCAAGTCATTGAAGCACCCCTCTAGCCTATCTTAATCCTAAGCAAAAAGATCCAACATGCTACAACATCCTAGCCaacaaagaaatacttattgcaACCCAAAATAATAACAAACAATTATAAGAATAATACAATCATGAacagagataaaaaaaaattacagctGAACTCCTGCAATATAAACATACAGTCACCAATTTGCAATACAAACTTTGTACTTCCATATCTCTTATGATTTAATATACGAATTAGTCAACTTTCATTGTACAACCAAATAAACTATGTATCACAAACCGTCATCACTCATAATTACAttgcatttctttgcaatcagtaTGGAAATGATGACTCCAATACAAGTTGCCAAAACTGTGATACATGGTGTCGTGTTGTGTCACCCATATGCATGAATAGAGAATGGTATGATACACCAGGTCTAGGTATTGCATACAAATAAATACTTGTATCTTTTCTACTATCCAGTTCCACAGCAGCCCTCCCTTTGCACCATTAATCTGGGAATTTTGCATGCTAAAAGGCATAATTTCCAATGCACT
It contains:
- the LOC110638135 gene encoding glucose-6-phosphate 1-dehydrogenase 2, chloroplastic isoform X2, whose product is MAALSSIHCRSYSYSPFLFSSSSSSINGQQFQRINFSSSGISKRFLPAKLFSQSRKNSYHGVVLMQDVAMPVNPVENEASFKKVKDGLLSSITSAEELKETAGFDVNKDESTVIITVVGASGDLAKKKIFPALFALYYEDCLPKHFTVFGYARSKMTDAELRNMVSKTLTCRIDKRENCGEKMDQFLKRCFYDSGQYDSEENFTQLDKKLKEHEGGRLSNRLFYLSIPPNIFIDAVRCASMSASSANGWTRVIVEKPFGRDSESSAALTKALKQYLEEDQIFRIDHYLGKELVENLSVLRFSNLIFEPLWSRQYIRNVQLIFSEDFGTEGRGGYFDHYGIIRDIMQNHLLQILALFAMETPVSLDAEDIRNEKVKVLRSMRPIRLEDVVIGQYKSHIKGGITYPAYTDDKTVPKDSLTPTFAAAALFIDNARWDGVPFLMKAGKALHSKRAEIRVQFRHVPGNLYNRNFGTDLDRATNELVIRVQPDEAIYLKINNKVPGLGMRLDCSNLNLHYAARYSKEIPDAYERLLLDAIEGERRLFIRSDELDAAWSLFTPVLKELEEKKIIPEYYPYGSRGPVGAHYLAARYNVKWGDLGAEQ
- the LOC110638135 gene encoding glucose-6-phosphate 1-dehydrogenase 2, chloroplastic isoform X1, coding for MAALSSIHCRSYSYSPFLFSSSSSSINGQQFQRINFSSSGISKRFLPAKLFSQSRKNSYHGVVLMQDGAVAMPVNPVENEASFKKVKDGLLSSITSAEELKETAGFDVNKDESTVIITVVGASGDLAKKKIFPALFALYYEDCLPKHFTVFGYARSKMTDAELRNMVSKTLTCRIDKRENCGEKMDQFLKRCFYDSGQYDSEENFTQLDKKLKEHEGGRLSNRLFYLSIPPNIFIDAVRCASMSASSANGWTRVIVEKPFGRDSESSAALTKALKQYLEEDQIFRIDHYLGKELVENLSVLRFSNLIFEPLWSRQYIRNVQLIFSEDFGTEGRGGYFDHYGIIRDIMQNHLLQILALFAMETPVSLDAEDIRNEKVKVLRSMRPIRLEDVVIGQYKSHIKGGITYPAYTDDKTVPKDSLTPTFAAAALFIDNARWDGVPFLMKAGKALHSKRAEIRVQFRHVPGNLYNRNFGTDLDRATNELVIRVQPDEAIYLKINNKVPGLGMRLDCSNLNLHYAARYSKEIPDAYERLLLDAIEGERRLFIRSDELDAAWSLFTPVLKELEEKKIIPEYYPYGSRGPVGAHYLAARYNVKWGDLGAEQ